Part of the Apilactobacillus apisilvae genome is shown below.
CTAGCTTTATCTTCATCTCGATTAGCACTAATAATTTTAGCAGTATTCAAGGCAGTCCCAGATGGTGCATCCTTTTTATCTTGATGATGCATTTCAATAACTTCTGCATCTGGGAAATACTTAGCCGCTTCACCAGCAAACTTCATTAATAAGACTGCTGATAAGCCAAAGTTAGGTGCAATAATTCCTCCCAGTTGTTTAGTTTGAGCTAATTTAAGCAATTCTTTTTGATGTTCATCTTTCATACCACTAGTTCCAATCACGGGATGAATATCATGTTCAATCGCAAATTTTGTATTTTCATAAACTGCATCTGGTTGGGTAAAATCAACCCAAACATCATAATTTGAATCAATTTGATCTAAAGAATTATAAATTTTAACTTGGCTTGCTAAATCATATTTAGCGTTATCTTGCACACAGTGTGGAGAATAAACACCACTTAATTCCATTCCTTTAGTTGTATCGATTAAATTAATTGCTTTTTGCCCCATTGATCCGGTAAAGCCGGCTAATAAAACTTTAATCATAAATTTAACTCCTTTGGTAATGAATTTGATAGTGCCTCTTTAGCTAATCCTAAATGCTGAGCTAAGGTTTGCTTTTCTGTTTGGTTCAATGAAAGAATTGGCAAACGACAATCACCAACTGAGTATCCTTGAGCATTCATCACTGCTTTTACTGGTGAAGGTGAAGGATACATAAATAATGCTGACATTTTTGGGGTTAGTTTTCTTTGTAATGTTCCGGCTAATTTATAATTGCCAGCTTCCAATTCATCATACATTTGACGCATTTGATTACCATAAATATGTGAAGCAACTGAAATGACACCGTTAGCACCAATACTTTTGGCAAATAAAGCTTGAGCATCTTCACCCGTATAAATATTAAATTTAGCATCTGTATGATCAACTAAATATTCTAAGTCTTCCATCGAAGTACATTGTTTAACTCCAATAATGTTAGCGTGATGTGATAATTCAATCACAGTTTCATTATCCATTGTGACGCCAGTACGACCTGGAATATTATAAATAATAATTGGTACATTTGAATTATCAGCAACAGCTTTAAAATGGGCCTTCATACAACGTTGATTAGGTTTATTGTAGTAAGGAACAACAACTAATGCAGCATCGATTCCCTTAATTTCACTGACTTCTTTAGTAAATTCAATTGTTTCCTGAGTATTATTACTACCAGTACCCGCAATAATTGAACAGCGACCATCGACAATTTTGACAAAGCGACGATATAGATCAATCTTCTCATCATGAGTTAATGTAGGTGTTTCTCCAGTAGTTCCACCAATAACAAAGCCACGACTACCTGTTGCTAAACAGTGGTCAGTGATTTTTTTTAAAACATCAAAATCAATTTTCCCTTCATTATCAAAGGGTGTAATAATTGCCGTCATTAAATCAACATTTTCAAACATTCATACTCACCTATCTTTTCATTCGATTTTCTAAGAAACTAATAATGGCATTAACCCCTTTATCAATTGAAGATTCATCAGGAGTTAGAGTTGCGGTATGTAATGAAGAATCATCGCCAACTCCTAACCAAAACATGGTTCCTGGAATTTTAGACAATAAATAACCAAAGTCTTCCCCTGTCATTGCTGGTTTGGTTTCAATAAAATTAACATCTTCATCATTTTGCATAAATTCAATAAATTCACGGGTTAACTCTGAATCATTTTCGACTGGATAATATCCACCTTGATTAAGTTCCAAATCAACTTTACAGTTATAACTTAATTCAATTCCATGACAAATTTCTTCTAAGCGCTTATCAATCAATTCAATCATTGATTGTGTTAACCCCCGAATAGTTCCTTCAATTCTGGCATGTCCGGCAATTACATTTCGAATAGTTCCAGCTTCAATCTTTCCTAGTGTTATAACACCACTTTGAATGGGATCAATACTTCTTGAAATAATAGTTTGCACTTGATTAATCAACTGTGCAGCAACAACTACCATGTCATTAGCATTTTGTGGATAAGCAGCATGCCCGCCTTTACCAGTTAAATTAATATTAATTTCGGTCGTTCCAGCAAATAAAGTTCCCATTCGGCAACCAATTGCACCAGCTGGCAAACTAGGATTATCATGTAATCCATAAAATTCATCAACTTTAAAATTTCCATTAAAGGCATTTGCTTCATATGCTTTACGACCACCACTTTCACTTTCTTCAGCTGGTTGGAAGAAAAATACCATATTATCTTTCGGCTGGTTTTCAGCAAAATAATGTAGAACTCCTAATGCAACAGTCATATGAATATCGTGACCACAAGCATGCATACATCCCGGATGTTTAGATGAAAATGATAGACCAGTAGCTTCTTCAATTGGTAAAGCATCAATGTCAGAACGATAACCGATTGTTCTTTTAGGGTCATAACCATTAATTTTAACTAAGATTGCAGTTGGTAAAGATTCAATTGATCCAATTGTTAAATTTTTTTGATTAAAACTTCCTACTATACGCATCAAATATTCGTGAGTTTTATTTTCATGC
Proteins encoded:
- the dapB gene encoding 4-hydroxy-tetrahydrodipicolinate reductase, whose translation is MIKVLLAGFTGSMGQKAINLIDTTKGMELSGVYSPHCVQDNAKYDLASQVKIYNSLDQIDSNYDVWVDFTQPDAVYENTKFAIEHDIHPVIGTSGMKDEHQKELLKLAQTKQLGGIIAPNFGLSAVLLMKFAGEAAKYFPDAEVIEMHHQDKKDAPSGTALNTAKIISANRDEDKASKDENKDNLSGSRGGTYDGVHVHAVRLPGYVAHEQVLFGGAGEALTLRQDSFDRGSFMKGVKVAIEKVADLDHLVIGLENIL
- the dapA gene encoding 4-hydroxy-tetrahydrodipicolinate synthase; its protein translation is MFENVDLMTAIITPFDNEGKIDFDVLKKITDHCLATGSRGFVIGGTTGETPTLTHDEKIDLYRRFVKIVDGRCSIIAGTGSNNTQETIEFTKEVSEIKGIDAALVVVPYYNKPNQRCMKAHFKAVADNSNVPIIIYNIPGRTGVTMDNETVIELSHHANIIGVKQCTSMEDLEYLVDHTDAKFNIYTGEDAQALFAKSIGANGVISVASHIYGNQMRQMYDELEAGNYKLAGTLQRKLTPKMSALFMYPSPSPVKAVMNAQGYSVGDCRLPILSLNQTEKQTLAQHLGLAKEALSNSLPKELNL
- a CDS encoding N-acetyldiaminopimelate deacetylase, with the translated sequence MTDINLIDIRRHLHQIPELALHENKTHEYLMRIVGSFNQKNLTIGSIESLPTAILVKINGYDPKRTIGYRSDIDALPIEEATGLSFSSKHPGCMHACGHDIHMTVALGVLHYFAENQPKDNMVFFFQPAEESESGGRKAYEANAFNGNFKVDEFYGLHDNPSLPAGAIGCRMGTLFAGTTEININLTGKGGHAAYPQNANDMVVVAAQLINQVQTIISRSIDPIQSGVITLGKIEAGTIRNVIAGHARIEGTIRGLTQSMIELIDKRLEEICHGIELSYNCKVDLELNQGGYYPVENDSELTREFIEFMQNDEDVNFIETKPAMTGEDFGYLLSKIPGTMFWLGVGDDSSLHTATLTPDESSIDKGVNAIISFLENRMKR